A region of Nerophis ophidion isolate RoL-2023_Sa linkage group LG28, RoL_Noph_v1.0, whole genome shotgun sequence DNA encodes the following proteins:
- the cahz gene encoding carbonic anhydrase, whose amino-acid sequence MSHSWGYGPNNGPDKWGAEYPVAGGQRQSPIDIDPQAAAFSPSARTLRLQYDPAKSSGMLNNGHSFQVDFLDDDDSCALTGGPVSGKYRLKQFHFHWGASDDRGSEHTLCGLTFPCELHLVHWNTKYASFGEAASQPDGLAVVGVFLKIGAANPKLQKVLDALDAIKTKGKQSSFSNFDPKTLLPASLDYWTYDGSLTTPPLLESVTWIVLREPISVSPAQMAKFRGLLFSAEGESPSCMVDNYRPPQPLKGRQVRASFK is encoded by the exons ATGTCTCATAGTTGGGGCTACGGACCTAATAATG GACCGGACAAGTGGGGGGCAGAGTACCCGGTGGCAGGCGGGCAGCGGCAGTCTCCCATCGACATCGACCCTCAGGCGGCGGCCTTCTCGCCGTCGGCCAGGACTCTGCGGCTGCAGTACGACCCCGCCAAGTCCAGCGGCATGCTCAACAACGGACATTCCTTCCAGGTGGACTTCCTGGACGACGACGACTCCTGTG CTCTGACAGGAGGTCCGGTGTCAGGAAAGTACCGTCTGAAGCAGTTTCATTTCCACTGGGGGGCCAGCGATGATCGGGGCTCCGAGCACACCCTCTGTGGTCTCACCTTCCCCTGTGAG CTTCACCTGGTGCACTGGAACACCAAATATGCAAGTTTTGGAGAAGCGGCCAGTCAACCTGATGGACTTGCGGTCGTTGGAGTTTTCCTCAAG ATCGGTGCTGCCAACCCCAAGCTGCAGAAAGTTCTGGATGCTTTAGACGCCATCAAGACCAAA GGCAAACAGAGCAGCTTCTCCAACTTTGACCCCAAGACTCTCCTTCCCGCCTCCTTGGACTACTGGACGTACGACGGCTCTCTGACCACGCCCCCTTTGCTGGAGAGCGTCACCTGGATCGTCCTCAGGGAGCCAATCAGCGTCAGCCCCGCCCAG ATGGCCAAGTTCCGTGGTTTGCTGTTCAGCGCAGAAGGAGAGTCTCCCAGCTGCATGGTGGACAACTACAGGCCTCCTCAGCCTCTGAAGGGTCGCCAGGTCCGCGCCTCCTTCAAATGA
- the LOC133545218 gene encoding uncharacterized protein LOC133545218 isoform X2 yields MAASSNHPACQPQPPPHNGQLDPGVPQNPRLGPGPPPQPVAPRPLFYMQAPPPYVQYQWPVPLSYNPFAGFPPMGYGMVMPQFPPPPYMEAPACIMPHPHVQPVDYRRFLHPPVHSHCPPYQNINQTRRVRCLRETVSCEVQTEPPQESLTSRCVGSDSGRETMPCSPSTSSSSFKKPGSVEVEKCPSPSSCVDKEIQVDCPHEQVFVSSPDQRSVKSCSPTLDASRVVDMSGPRNAHCNIWSVTSQDCVAPVCSSSQQTNEVCKEIPDILLRWRSTTPQEVRINLTDELLPDNDDQLPSRTDKEYQSPVGTSRLKDDCCTSFPEGVLNHDDTNAVLVEESRRESTVLGLYVSEKPSGPQSQVGRPLNKSHIVADQEDLSMSKPHDDTTENPHYRSRKMNESVWSVESLAPFVLNKEWNLHNNAFSPAMVAEMDEDPEQDGPSTQDVFKANKKRDLRLSVPMSDSWLDSSTPAVKTRNPQTQLKAPQSTTPLGNYAPVFLHMQATLPKGAVAEDGSSEPVASQSPNQEVCITAQQAASPCSAGQEEKHREKTPPIAQWTPDHSKDDGQPRNQLCVFLPDPRTQDLSPGRLAQYTVISYHCNKSQLPSRTDEEDQRPVVDYCTDPPEVVLNHGNDTNEVLATECTRDGVFGSKVSEKLSSLPSQVGRSLNKSPDQEDHDDTTENLRHRSRTMNESVWSVESLTPFVPNKEWILQNGVFSPEMTEYPEQDGPSTGNVSKANRKRSLRLSSSDSVPMSGAWLDFSTPAVKTKTQETQVRAPQSTTPSGNYAPVCLLMQATPPRGGVAEDGSSEPVADPSPNQAGGLCSAGQEGRHCNPSAGERTQWTLDLREAGKAVQLCVPLPDPRTEEFSPGSVAQCLVICFLCNKYHTARCPHKETRTNAGRPGVRKCKNNTSEGAQGDLINFS; encoded by the exons ATGGCGGCCAGCAGCAACCATCCCGCCTGCCAGCCACAGCCTCCCCCCCACAACGGACAGCTGGACCCCGGCGTGCCCCAGAACCCCAGGCTAGGCCCAGGACCGCCCCCCCAGCCTGTGGCCCCACGACCCCTGTTTTACATGCAAGCTCCGCCTCCTTATGTTCAATACCAGTGGCCCGTGCCCCTTTCCTACAACCCCTTTGCTGGATTCCCACCCATGG GCTATGGTATGGTCATGCCCCAGTTCCCGCCTCCACCCTATATGGAGGCCCCGGCGTGCATCATGCCCCACCCACATGTTCAGCCAGTGGACTACAGACGCTTCCTGCATCCTCCAGTCCATAGCCATTGCCCACCGTACCAGAACATAAACCAGACCAGGAGAGTTCGATGTCTTCGAGAAACCGTCAGCTGCGAGGTCCAAACTGAACCGCCACAGGAAAGCTTGACGAGTCGCTGTGTCGGTTCGGATTCAGGGCGGGAAACTATGCCGTGTTCTCCGTCAACCTCCAGTTCCAGCTTTAAAAAGCCGGGATCTGTGGAGGTTGAAAAGTGTCCATCACCCAGCAGCTGTGTGGACAAGGAGATCCAGGTGGACTGTCCTCATGAACAAGTTTTTGTGTCGTCTCCTGACCAAAGAAGTGTCAAGTCCTGCAGTCCAACATTGGACGCCAGCAGGGTCGTAGACATGAGCGGTCCGAGGAACGCTCACTGCAACATCTGGTCCGTGACCTCTCAGGATTGTGTAGCCCCTGTGTGCAGCTCTTCTCAGCAAACAAACGAGGTTTGCAAAGAAATCCCTGACATCTTGCTGCGTTGGAGAAGTACCACGCCACAGGAAGTGAGGATCAACCTGACAGACGAGCTACTTCCTGACAATGACGACCAGCTGCCTTCCAGAACTGACAAGGAATACCAAAGCCCTGTTGGTACTAGTCGCTTAAAGGATGACTGTTGTACCAGTTTTCCAGAAGGCGTCTTAAATCACGACGACACAAATGCAGTTCTGGTCGAGGAGTCCAGAAGAGAAAGTACAGTGTTGGGTTTGTACGTCTCTGAGAAGCCAAGCGGTCCTCAAAGCCAAGTTGGGCGTCCACTGAATAAATCCCACATAGTCGCTGACCAAGAAGACCTCAGCATGTCGAAGCCCCACGACGACACCACAGAGAATCCTCACTACAGGAGTCGGAAGATGAATGAGTCTGTGTGGTCCGTGGAATCTTTAGCCCCCTTTGTCCTGAATAAGGAGTGGAACCTGCATAATAACGCGTTCAGTCCTGCGATGGTTGCAGAGATGGACGAAGACCCTGAGCAGGATGGACCCTCGACCCAAGATGTTTTCAAAGCCAACAAGAAACGAGATCTGAGATTGTCTGTTCCAATGTCAGATAGTTGGTTAGATTCCAGCACTCCAGCTGTCAAGACCAGGAACCCACAAACCCAACTGAAGGCCCCGCAGAGCACGACTCCTTTAGGAAACTACGCCCCAGTTTTCTTACACATGCAGGCTACTCTCCCCAAGGGAGCTGTGGCTGAAGATGGGTCTTCTGAACCCGTGGCTAGTCAAAGCCCAAACCAGGAAGTATGCATTACTGCACAACAGGCAGCAAGTCCGTGCTCTGCTGGCCAAGAAGAAAAACATCGGGAGAAAACCCCACCCATAGCCCAGTGGACTCCGGACCACAGCAAAGATGACGGACAGCCGAGGAACCAGCTTTGTGTCTTTTTACCTGATCCCAGAACACAGGATTTGTCACCTGGTAGATTAGCGCAATACACTGTCATCAGCTACCACTGCAATAAGTCCCAGCTTCCTTCCAGAACTGACGAGGAAGACCAAAGACCTGTTGTTGACTATTGTACCGACCCTCCAGAGGTCGTCTTAAATCACGGGAACGACACAAATGAAGTGCTGGCTACGGAGTGCACAAGAGACGGAGTGTTTGGTTCGAAAGTCTCTGAGAAGCTGAGTAGTCTTCCAAGCCAAGTTGGGCGTTCACTGAATAAGTCCCCTGACCAAGAAGACCATGACGACACCACAGAGAATCTTCGCCACAGGAGTCGCACGATGAATGAGTCCGTCTGGTCTGTCGAATCTCTTACCCCCTTTGTCCCCAACAAGGAGTGGATCCTGCAAAATGGTGTGTTCAGTCCTGAGATGACCGAGTATCCTGAACAAGATGGACCCTCCACTGGAAACGTTTCCAAAGCCAACAGGAAACGAAGTCTGAGATTGTCGTCGTCCGACTCTGTTCCGATGTCGGGCGCTTGGTTAGATTTCAGCACTCCAGCTGTCAAGACCAAGACCCAAGAAACCCAAGTGAGGGCACCGCAGAGCACGACTCCTTCAGGAAACTACGCCCCAGTTTGCTTACTGATGCAAGCGACTCCCCCCAGGGGAGGTGTGGCTGAAGATGGGTCTTCTGAACCCGTGGCTGATCCGAGCCCAAACCAGGCCGGAGGTCTATGCTCTGCTGGCCAAGAAGGAAGACATTGTAACCCATCGGCAGGGGAGAGAACCCAGTGGACTCTGGACCTCAGAGAGGCTGGGAAAGCAGTCCAGCTTTGTGTCCCTCTACCTGATCCCAGAACTGAAGAGTTCTCGCCCGGCAGCGTGGCGCAGTGCTTAGTCATCTGCTTCCTGTGCAACAAGTACCACACCGCCAGATGTCCTCACAAGGAGACCAGGACGAACGCGGGGCGACCAG GTGTGAGAAAATGCAAGAACAACACGAGTGAAGGAGCGCAGGGGGATCTGATCAACTTCTCTTGA
- the LOC133545218 gene encoding uncharacterized protein LOC133545218 isoform X1: MALPDGKLQTVRPEEDLTTMAASSNHPACQPQPPPHNGQLDPGVPQNPRLGPGPPPQPVAPRPLFYMQAPPPYVQYQWPVPLSYNPFAGFPPMGYGMVMPQFPPPPYMEAPACIMPHPHVQPVDYRRFLHPPVHSHCPPYQNINQTRRVRCLRETVSCEVQTEPPQESLTSRCVGSDSGRETMPCSPSTSSSSFKKPGSVEVEKCPSPSSCVDKEIQVDCPHEQVFVSSPDQRSVKSCSPTLDASRVVDMSGPRNAHCNIWSVTSQDCVAPVCSSSQQTNEVCKEIPDILLRWRSTTPQEVRINLTDELLPDNDDQLPSRTDKEYQSPVGTSRLKDDCCTSFPEGVLNHDDTNAVLVEESRRESTVLGLYVSEKPSGPQSQVGRPLNKSHIVADQEDLSMSKPHDDTTENPHYRSRKMNESVWSVESLAPFVLNKEWNLHNNAFSPAMVAEMDEDPEQDGPSTQDVFKANKKRDLRLSVPMSDSWLDSSTPAVKTRNPQTQLKAPQSTTPLGNYAPVFLHMQATLPKGAVAEDGSSEPVASQSPNQEVCITAQQAASPCSAGQEEKHREKTPPIAQWTPDHSKDDGQPRNQLCVFLPDPRTQDLSPGRLAQYTVISYHCNKSQLPSRTDEEDQRPVVDYCTDPPEVVLNHGNDTNEVLATECTRDGVFGSKVSEKLSSLPSQVGRSLNKSPDQEDHDDTTENLRHRSRTMNESVWSVESLTPFVPNKEWILQNGVFSPEMTEYPEQDGPSTGNVSKANRKRSLRLSSSDSVPMSGAWLDFSTPAVKTKTQETQVRAPQSTTPSGNYAPVCLLMQATPPRGGVAEDGSSEPVADPSPNQAGGLCSAGQEGRHCNPSAGERTQWTLDLREAGKAVQLCVPLPDPRTEEFSPGSVAQCLVICFLCNKYHTARCPHKETRTNAGRPGVRKCKNNTSEGAQGDLINFS; the protein is encoded by the exons ATGGCGTTGCCAGATGGGAAATTACAAACTGTCCGACCAGAAG AAGATTTGACGACAATGGCGGCCAGCAGCAACCATCCCGCCTGCCAGCCACAGCCTCCCCCCCACAACGGACAGCTGGACCCCGGCGTGCCCCAGAACCCCAGGCTAGGCCCAGGACCGCCCCCCCAGCCTGTGGCCCCACGACCCCTGTTTTACATGCAAGCTCCGCCTCCTTATGTTCAATACCAGTGGCCCGTGCCCCTTTCCTACAACCCCTTTGCTGGATTCCCACCCATGG GCTATGGTATGGTCATGCCCCAGTTCCCGCCTCCACCCTATATGGAGGCCCCGGCGTGCATCATGCCCCACCCACATGTTCAGCCAGTGGACTACAGACGCTTCCTGCATCCTCCAGTCCATAGCCATTGCCCACCGTACCAGAACATAAACCAGACCAGGAGAGTTCGATGTCTTCGAGAAACCGTCAGCTGCGAGGTCCAAACTGAACCGCCACAGGAAAGCTTGACGAGTCGCTGTGTCGGTTCGGATTCAGGGCGGGAAACTATGCCGTGTTCTCCGTCAACCTCCAGTTCCAGCTTTAAAAAGCCGGGATCTGTGGAGGTTGAAAAGTGTCCATCACCCAGCAGCTGTGTGGACAAGGAGATCCAGGTGGACTGTCCTCATGAACAAGTTTTTGTGTCGTCTCCTGACCAAAGAAGTGTCAAGTCCTGCAGTCCAACATTGGACGCCAGCAGGGTCGTAGACATGAGCGGTCCGAGGAACGCTCACTGCAACATCTGGTCCGTGACCTCTCAGGATTGTGTAGCCCCTGTGTGCAGCTCTTCTCAGCAAACAAACGAGGTTTGCAAAGAAATCCCTGACATCTTGCTGCGTTGGAGAAGTACCACGCCACAGGAAGTGAGGATCAACCTGACAGACGAGCTACTTCCTGACAATGACGACCAGCTGCCTTCCAGAACTGACAAGGAATACCAAAGCCCTGTTGGTACTAGTCGCTTAAAGGATGACTGTTGTACCAGTTTTCCAGAAGGCGTCTTAAATCACGACGACACAAATGCAGTTCTGGTCGAGGAGTCCAGAAGAGAAAGTACAGTGTTGGGTTTGTACGTCTCTGAGAAGCCAAGCGGTCCTCAAAGCCAAGTTGGGCGTCCACTGAATAAATCCCACATAGTCGCTGACCAAGAAGACCTCAGCATGTCGAAGCCCCACGACGACACCACAGAGAATCCTCACTACAGGAGTCGGAAGATGAATGAGTCTGTGTGGTCCGTGGAATCTTTAGCCCCCTTTGTCCTGAATAAGGAGTGGAACCTGCATAATAACGCGTTCAGTCCTGCGATGGTTGCAGAGATGGACGAAGACCCTGAGCAGGATGGACCCTCGACCCAAGATGTTTTCAAAGCCAACAAGAAACGAGATCTGAGATTGTCTGTTCCAATGTCAGATAGTTGGTTAGATTCCAGCACTCCAGCTGTCAAGACCAGGAACCCACAAACCCAACTGAAGGCCCCGCAGAGCACGACTCCTTTAGGAAACTACGCCCCAGTTTTCTTACACATGCAGGCTACTCTCCCCAAGGGAGCTGTGGCTGAAGATGGGTCTTCTGAACCCGTGGCTAGTCAAAGCCCAAACCAGGAAGTATGCATTACTGCACAACAGGCAGCAAGTCCGTGCTCTGCTGGCCAAGAAGAAAAACATCGGGAGAAAACCCCACCCATAGCCCAGTGGACTCCGGACCACAGCAAAGATGACGGACAGCCGAGGAACCAGCTTTGTGTCTTTTTACCTGATCCCAGAACACAGGATTTGTCACCTGGTAGATTAGCGCAATACACTGTCATCAGCTACCACTGCAATAAGTCCCAGCTTCCTTCCAGAACTGACGAGGAAGACCAAAGACCTGTTGTTGACTATTGTACCGACCCTCCAGAGGTCGTCTTAAATCACGGGAACGACACAAATGAAGTGCTGGCTACGGAGTGCACAAGAGACGGAGTGTTTGGTTCGAAAGTCTCTGAGAAGCTGAGTAGTCTTCCAAGCCAAGTTGGGCGTTCACTGAATAAGTCCCCTGACCAAGAAGACCATGACGACACCACAGAGAATCTTCGCCACAGGAGTCGCACGATGAATGAGTCCGTCTGGTCTGTCGAATCTCTTACCCCCTTTGTCCCCAACAAGGAGTGGATCCTGCAAAATGGTGTGTTCAGTCCTGAGATGACCGAGTATCCTGAACAAGATGGACCCTCCACTGGAAACGTTTCCAAAGCCAACAGGAAACGAAGTCTGAGATTGTCGTCGTCCGACTCTGTTCCGATGTCGGGCGCTTGGTTAGATTTCAGCACTCCAGCTGTCAAGACCAAGACCCAAGAAACCCAAGTGAGGGCACCGCAGAGCACGACTCCTTCAGGAAACTACGCCCCAGTTTGCTTACTGATGCAAGCGACTCCCCCCAGGGGAGGTGTGGCTGAAGATGGGTCTTCTGAACCCGTGGCTGATCCGAGCCCAAACCAGGCCGGAGGTCTATGCTCTGCTGGCCAAGAAGGAAGACATTGTAACCCATCGGCAGGGGAGAGAACCCAGTGGACTCTGGACCTCAGAGAGGCTGGGAAAGCAGTCCAGCTTTGTGTCCCTCTACCTGATCCCAGAACTGAAGAGTTCTCGCCCGGCAGCGTGGCGCAGTGCTTAGTCATCTGCTTCCTGTGCAACAAGTACCACACCGCCAGATGTCCTCACAAGGAGACCAGGACGAACGCGGGGCGACCAG GTGTGAGAAAATGCAAGAACAACACGAGTGAAGGAGCGCAGGGGGATCTGATCAACTTCTCTTGA